GGCAGACCATCCTCATTCAGCGACACCAGCAATCGCCCATCGATCTTAAGAATATAGACGTCCGGCGTAATGTATTGGGGCTCTTCACTGCCGTAATTCTTACCCGGTTTGGGCTGCAGCGAGGCAATGAGCGCAACAGCCTCCTGCACCTCTCCAACCGATACGCCGAGCGCAGCCGCAATCTTTCCAAATCGGTGCCGCTCCACCTCATGGAGATGGCCGCCGACGATCACCTCGGCCAATGCACTCCCTTCCGGACGGGCCCTCAGTTGGATCAGTAGGCACTCCTGCAGGTCCCGCGCCCCAACCCCGGTGGGATCGAAACCCTGAATCAGCCGAAGAGCCGATGCCATCGATTCCAACGAGGCGCTGGCCAACGACGCCAACTCCTCGAGACCGCTTCGCAGGTATCCGTTGTCGTCCAGTTCCCCGATGATCAGCCCGCCCAGCCTCAGGAGCTCTTGATCCTTGACGGTAAGGTGAAGCTGGAAGAGCAGATGGTCCTCCAGCGAATTCGACCTCGTCAGCAGGCTTCCGCTGTCGAACCGATCGACCGCCTCGCGTTGGATCGACGGCCGATAATCCGAGGCATCCTGAAGATAGCTGTCCCAATCGATCTCTACGGTCGGCCCTTCTCCGTTGCGCTCCGTCGTCCCCTCTTCGATCGCCGACTTGAGTGCGGGCACCTCGCTCAGTTCCTCCGTCTCCTCCATCATCTCTTCCAGGACCGGATTCGCCTCCAACTCTTGCCGTACCGACTGAAGCAGTTCCATCCGGGACAACTGCAGGAGATTGATCGCCTGTTGCAGCATCGGCGTCATGACCATCTTCTGCATCTGTCGCAGACTGAGTTTCGCTTCAAACGCCATCGTCGGCACCCCTACAGACTGAACCGTTCGCCCAGATAGATCTCTCTGGCCCGCTCGTCGGAGGCGAGCTCTTGCGCCGTCCCGGAGACCAGCACCCGACCCTCATAGATCAGATACGCTCGATCGACGATCTGTAGCGTCTCCCGCACGTTGTGGTCGGTGATCAATACACCGACGCCCTTGGCCTTCAGCCTGGCAATGATGGTCTGGATATCGGCAATCGCAATCGGATCGATCCCCGCAAACGGCTCGTCCAGCAGCATGAAATCCGGGGAGGTGACCAGGGCTCTGGTAATCTCCGCCCGGCGACGTTCGCCGCCCGACAACGTGTAGGCCTTGCTCTTGGCGAGATGGGTGAGGTCCAACTCTTGAAGCAGGCTCTCAAGCCGTTGCCGCCGCTCTTGTTCCGACAGATCCAGGATTTCCAGGATCGCCATGATGTTCTGTTCCACTGTCAGCTTACGAAAGATCGAGGGCTCTTGCGGGAGAAACCCCAAACCTTTGCGGGCTCGTTTGTACACCGGAAGGTCGGTCACCACTTCCCCGTTCAATATGACCTGACCCTGATCCGGTTTCAGCAGACCGAGCACCATGTAGAAGGTCGTCGTCTTCCCGGCGCCATTCGGCCCGAGCAACCCGACCACCTCGCCGGCTTCAAGGTTGATGCTGACGCCGGCCACAACTTGTCGGCCCTTAAACGACTTGACCAGGCTCTCGGTTCGAAGGGTCCGTGGATTCGACGGGCTTACCACAGCTCCATCTCGTCAGGACCCTCCCTGCGTCGTTGGCGCTTTGTCGATCTTGTCGGACGCTGCCGGTTCGGATCGCCCTGATCCGTCAGGTTTGGGGTAGAGGATCGCCGTCACGCGCTTCGAGGGCTCGCCCTCAACGATCGCTCGATCCTCCTTGGAATAGATCGTCATCCTCGTCCCGGTCACCAGATCGTTGTCCTGCCATGCCCGAGGATTCCCGGTCAGGACGGCTTTATCTTCATCAGGAAACAGTTCTAATTGATCGGCGGTCACCCTCTTCTCTTTAATAGTGGCCCTCACATTGCCGGTTGCGATCCCCTTCTGGATCCGCTCCATCTTCTCATCGAACAGAAACTCCATCCTGTCGGCCAGGACCACCATACCGCGATCCTTATCGTCGGCCATCACGTTCCCGGAATAGACCGCCGTATGCAGCTTTCGGTTCACCTCCAGACGATCCGAAGTGATCGTCACCGGGTTCTTCGCCTTCGGCTGCTCCTGGGCCAGTCCCGAACGGATGAATACGCCAACGTACGCGAGCACCACGACCCCCACAAACCAACTACGATGGCTCACCGCGTTCCTCCCTTTCGGGCGCCGGAACGCTCCTTCTGCTCCAGCCCCCCGCCCTCGGGTCTCACCTGCGACCGAACGCGACTCAAAAACGTCACCCGCTCCAGATCGGTCTCCGCCTCCATACCCACGCCCGAACTCGTCATCCCACCTTTCACCAATATGACAGGCGATCGAGTAGATACCCGGTTATCCTTAGACGACCAGTCCAGAGATTCCGTCTGCAGACTGTTGCCCTGCTCAGAGGTCGCAATCACATTCTTCTCCAAACGAATATCTTTGGTCCGCATATTGACCGTCGCGCTGTCCGACCGAACCGTCAGCGTACCCCGCTCTGAGTAGAGCATCACGGTGACAGGGTTCGTCCCCTTTTCGACCCTGGCAACGCCCTCCTTATCAAATACCTCCCCGCGATCACCCCACACCTCCCATAATGTTTTCCCGTCCTTCGTTTCAACGAGGTGAAACTTCGTGATCTTCACATCGGCTGCGGTGCTGGGCTTATCCTGACCGAGGGCGGACGATCCGTTGTCGGCAGCCGAGAGCGCCCACAACGCAACGACCGTTATCGCCGTTATCCTTACGATCCACACGCGTACAGCAATTCGCATTCCTGCTTTCCTATAACACAAAGTGGAGTTGAAGTAAAGAGACGCGGGATGGGGGAAACCGGAAGACGCAATGATGTGAGCGAGCGTTCAACACTCGCTTGATGCGAATGGCCCGTCACTCATTATGGAGGGTACAATCAACGATCGATTGGTGGTCCGGCCTCGCTCCTTCGACCATTGATAAGGGTTTTTTGGCTCTTTTACTCCTTTAAACTTCTCTACGCGCTCATTCTCGCTTGGTAAGATTCCGTTCCGTCTCACCTCAATATCGAATTCTACTCACCCTCTTACACCGGATCATACTGAGCCGTATGATAATATTATTATAAGATGTCGGCTGGGGGGGATCGCCCCCCCCAGCATCGGGTGGCATACTTTCCACCGGCTGGGCGACCGACCGGCTGTTTCGCGCTTCTCAATCCCGAGCCGTCGTTATCAGGCAACCTTCTCTGCGACCTCTACGACCGCTCGGGGCCGATCCGGTCGCCACACCCTACGATTGCCTACTTCTTCTTCGTCGCTTTCTTCGGAGCTGCCTTCTTCTTTGCCGCTGCCATTGAGGTCCTCACCTCCTTTCCCTGTTAAGGCCTCTGCTACCGCTGATTGAGGCTAGCACCCTCTTCCGCCCTTCTTCGCTGTCTTTGGTGCCGGCTTCTTCGCCTCCTTTTTCTTCGCGGCCATTCGGGTCCTCACCCCCTTTCCACGCCATCGGCAATCCGGTCGGCATCGCTAGAGAAACGCCAACTGAGGATTTTTATCCCGCGCCAGATCCATAAGCCGATCAATCAATACCTGCGCATCCTTCAACGCCTCTTCCACCTCGTACCGAGGAATCGGGGTCTGTGGCTCATCCATAAAGTCCTGCCGCTTGCGCCGCATTCGATCGAACCCGTTGACAAGCGTGCGTCCCTCGTCACCCAACAGTTCCCCGATCAGCGTTACGAAGGTTCGTGCCTGCTCGCGCCCTTTCACCCGCCACCCCTCCGCCAACGTTACGGCCTTCGCTGCTCTCAGTATGGCCTGATACGCAATGATGTACGCCCACTCCTTATCGATGCTGAGATTCGCCCGTGCTGTCGCCATATCCTTCGCTGCGCGCGCGAGCAGCGTCGACACCTGACGGAAATCGGGTCGAATTTCCTCCACCAACCCCCGTTCTCTAAGGTCCTCATAGGCCATCGTCCGTCCCGATGAGGATCGACCTCCGACCCATGAGCACCTCCACGAGGAACGGGTCGTTCTCCGCCTTCCGCCGATGATATTCCGTTTCGTCAAACACGAGATAGTGGATCTCCCGGCTCAAGCGGCCCTCCAACACCCTTACGGCATCGTTCAGGTCGTTCAAATCGACCTGTCCGATCACCATCAATCGTATAGGGCCGAGCCCTTCCTCGCCCTCAAGCTGCTCAGCCCCGTACACCATGGCCCGCTGGATTCCCTTAATCCTTCTGAGCCCTTCTCGGAGACTGGCATAGATACCAGTCGTCTTGGCAATAATTGCCCGCATCTCACTGTACAGGGGCGACGCCTTGTTGGCCCGATAGTACCGAAGATTCCCAACCTTTTCGCTAGCCAGCAAACCGGCCCTTTCCAGGTTGTCCAACTCTCGCTTGATCCCGGAGATGTCTCGCCCAAGGTGTCGCGCCAATTCCCTGACGTAATAGCGCTTATCCAACCTAGTAAAAAACAGTGTGAGAATACTTACCCGTATTTCTGACGAGAATAACCGGATCAACAACAGCCCACCTCACCATTGGCGTTGTTGATATTTTTACAACAACCGTTCTTTTCATGTCAACATAAATCGACAAAAAAAATAAATATTTTTTGCAGCCATAGAACGGGTTATGCCGACCCCCCCGATCCTTGCCTTCCGATGGGTGTCCTGACAGCATAGGCGCATGAAACGATAGGCCTTCAAATACGGGGCAGTGTAATGTCATGCTGTGCCTGGTATTTGCCCTTCTTGTCGCCGTAGGAGACGAGACAGGGCTCATCGCTCTCAAAAAAGATCACCTGAGCGATCCCCTCGTTGGCATAAATTTTGGCCGGTAACGGGGTACTATTGCTGATCTCCAAGGTCGCAAACCCCTCCCACTCCGGTTCGAACGGTGTAACGTTCAGGATGATACCGCAACGCGCGTAGGAGCTTTTGCCGAGGCAAACGGTCAACACGTTGCGAGGAATCCTGAAATATTCGACGGTCCGGGCGAGGGCAAAGGAGTTAGGCGGCACGATGCAGACATCGCCTTTGAAGTCGACGAACGAGCGCTCGTCGAAGCATTTCGGATCGACGATGGTCGTGTTGACGTTGGTAAAGATCTTGAACTCGTCGGCGACCCGGATATCATATCCATAGGACGATAAACCGTACGAGATGACGCCGCTTCGAACCTGCCGTTCCTCAAAGGGGGCAATCATCTGATGTTCCGTCGCCATCCGCGTAATCCACTTATCCGATTTAATCGACATAGGCTCATCTCCTCTCGTCATCGCCGGAGGTAAGGACACAGTTGATGGGGCCTCCCTCATCGCTTCCGCCTCCCCGCACTCGATGATAGTCCATGCACGGCAACGGATAGACACTGCCGCGAAGCGCCGCGCACGACTTCACGTCACATGGGTATGACGTCCCACCTATCAGGATCACGCCCCCGCGCTGTATGTTCGTCATCCGCTCCCTCCTTTCCCACAATAACCCTGCTGTCTCAGCCCTGAGAAAACCGAAACCTATAGCCTATACGCTATTCATCGGCTGATGAACGCTTTGTTGTTAGCACTCGCTGAAGCCGCAGGAGTAGCACTTCTGGCAGCCCTCTTCGTAGACGAGGGTGGCGAGACCGCAGTCGGGGCACATATCGCCCACCTTGAGGGCGGTCACTTCCGCATCGGTACCTTTCCCACGGGCCGCGAGCAGCTCCTGGACCCCAGGTTCGCTGAGACCAATATGCTCGGCCAGCACCTGCCCAATGGCATCCGGCAGCGACCGGACCCGATCCTTGCCGAAGCCCATCGGGCGCCGGCCGCCGATGCCGGTGAGTTGGTTGACGATCTGCGTCACCCGCTCTCGGGGCGACATCGGCGACGGGAGCCGGAGGACCAGCGAGATCAAACGGCCGATCGCCTCGGAAACAGCAGAGGTGTCGCTCCCGGCCTTCCCCACGCTGGCGAACACCTCAAACGGCTCACCCTCGCCGTTCTGGTTCACCGTCACAAAGGCCGTCCCCAGCGGCGTCTCTGCCCGGTACGTTACGCCCTTCATGGTTCGCGGTCTCGGCTTGACCCTGAGTCTGTCCTCTGAGAAGGATAAGGCGGTAGGTGTGAGGCGTGAGGCGTCCGGTTCGGCCTCTTCAACTTCGCGCAGTGCAGGCTCTTCGATGCTGCCCGCAGCAGGTTTGGTACCCGTCCCGAGATGCAACACCTGTGTGTCTTTACAGCCGTCACGAAAGACCGTAATCCCAAGGCAGCCCAGTTCATGCGCCAGCATGTAGGCCCTGGCGATATCCTCCGGGGTGGCCGAATTGGGCAGGTTGATCGTCTTGGAGACACCGTTATCGGTCTGGTGCTGGAACGCCGCCTGCATCTTCACATGCCATGCGGGCTCGACCTCGTGGGCCGTCCCGAACACCCGCTGCACATCCTCCGGCACGCCCTCAAGTCCGCGAACAGCCCCCCGTTCGGCCACACGCCGCATCAGTTCTTCGCTATAGAAACCGCGCCGCCTCGCCACCTCCTCGAAGATCGGGTTGACAAAGGTCAGATGCCGGTCGCCGACGATGTGTCTGAACGCGACGGCAAAGATCGGCTCGATCCCGGACGAACACCCGACGATAATGCTGATGGTCCCCGTCGGGGCGATGGTCGTCACCGTGGAGTTGCGGACGGGCCTCCCGCCTTTGTAGATACTCCGCGACCAGCGCGGGAACGGTCCCCGCGCCTCCGCCAGCTTCTCGGAGGCATCGTGACCGATGCGTCGGACGAAGCCCATCACCTCCTCACCCAACGTCACCGCCTCATCACTGTCGTAGGGGATGCCGAGCTCGAGCAACAGGTCGGCCCACCCCATGACGC
Above is a genomic segment from Candidatus Methylomirabilota bacterium containing:
- a CDS encoding OstA-like protein; this translates as MSHRSWFVGVVVLAYVGVFIRSGLAQEQPKAKNPVTITSDRLEVNRKLHTAVYSGNVMADDKDRGMVVLADRMEFLFDEKMERIQKGIATGNVRATIKEKRVTADQLELFPDEDKAVLTGNPRAWQDNDLVTGTRMTIYSKEDRAIVEGEPSKRVTAILYPKPDGSGRSEPAASDKIDKAPTTQGGS
- a CDS encoding ribonucleotide-diphosphate reductase subunit alpha (Catalyzes the rate-limiting step in dNTP synthesis), producing the protein MPGKASEAIVHGMAKGGEATPGFGSRPTKDGQWSESALRVLRERYLVKDATGVAETPEEMCWRVAVAIAKAEAQWGRTEAEARQVAESFYDLMIEGKFLPNSPTMMNAGKDNGLQYSACFVLPVEDSMEGIFEAVKRAAIIHQSGGGTGFAFSRLRPKDTLVKSTGGKASGPISFLRVFNAATEAVKQGGTRRGANMGILRVDHPDILEFIDCKLDGGITNFNISVATTEAFMNALTQDEEYALVDPHTKLVTGHLRAREVFQRMVQAAWRTGDPGMIFIDRINASPANPIPQDELIEATNPCGEQPLGPNDACNLGSINLARFYLPSIPADAATTERIDWVGLEQAVRTAVRFLDDVIDVNPYPLQDISEEVRKNRRIGLGVMGWADLLLELGIPYDSDEAVTLGEEVMGFVRRIGHDASEKLAEARGPFPRWSRSIYKGGRPVRNSTVTTIAPTGTISIIVGCSSGIEPIFAVAFRHIVGDRHLTFVNPIFEEVARRRGFYSEELMRRVAERGAVRGLEGVPEDVQRVFGTAHEVEPAWHVKMQAAFQHQTDNGVSKTINLPNSATPEDIARAYMLAHELGCLGITVFRDGCKDTQVLHLGTGTKPAAGSIEEPALREVEEAEPDASRLTPTALSFSEDRLRVKPRPRTMKGVTYRAETPLGTAFVTVNQNGEGEPFEVFASVGKAGSDTSAVSEAIGRLISLVLRLPSPMSPRERVTQIVNQLTGIGGRRPMGFGKDRVRSLPDAIGQVLAEHIGLSEPGVQELLAARGKGTDAEVTALKVGDMCPDCGLATLVYEEGCQKCYSCGFSEC
- the lptB gene encoding LPS export ABC transporter ATP-binding protein produces the protein MVSPSNPRTLRTESLVKSFKGRQVVAGVSINLEAGEVVGLLGPNGAGKTTTFYMVLGLLKPDQGQVILNGEVVTDLPVYKRARKGLGFLPQEPSIFRKLTVEQNIMAILEILDLSEQERRQRLESLLQELDLTHLAKSKAYTLSGGERRRAEITRALVTSPDFMLLDEPFAGIDPIAIADIQTIIARLKAKGVGVLITDHNVRETLQIVDRAYLIYEGRVLVSGTAQELASDERAREIYLGERFSL
- a CDS encoding dCTP deaminase, with product MSIKSDKWITRMATEHQMIAPFEERQVRSGVISYGLSSYGYDIRVADEFKIFTNVNTTIVDPKCFDERSFVDFKGDVCIVPPNSFALARTVEYFRIPRNVLTVCLGKSSYARCGIILNVTPFEPEWEGFATLEISNSTPLPAKIYANEGIAQVIFFESDEPCLVSYGDKKGKYQAQHDITLPRI
- the rpoN gene encoding RNA polymerase sigma-54 factor, whose protein sequence is MAFEAKLSLRQMQKMVMTPMLQQAINLLQLSRMELLQSVRQELEANPVLEEMMEETEELSEVPALKSAIEEGTTERNGEGPTVEIDWDSYLQDASDYRPSIQREAVDRFDSGSLLTRSNSLEDHLLFQLHLTVKDQELLRLGGLIIGELDDNGYLRSGLEELASLASASLESMASALRLIQGFDPTGVGARDLQECLLIQLRARPEGSALAEVIVGGHLHEVERHRFGKIAAALGVSVGEVQEAVALIASLQPKPGKNYGSEEPQYITPDVYILKIDGRLLVSLNEDGLPRLRVSRYYRQILSKQALAPREAKGYVEEKMRSALWFIRSIEQRKRTLIKVTESLVKYQREFFEYGISHLKPLTLREVADDISMHESTISRVTSNKYVQTPQGLFGLKYFFHRGVPSTVGEVVSSRRVRDLVRRYLTEEDSSKPLSDQKIVEILARMHGVEIARRTVAKYRGQLKIPSSNQRRYV
- the lptC gene encoding LPS export ABC transporter periplasmic protein LptC codes for the protein MRIAVRVWIVRITAITVVALWALSAADNGSSALGQDKPSTAADVKITKFHLVETKDGKTLWEVWGDRGEVFDKEGVARVEKGTNPVTVMLYSERGTLTVRSDSATVNMRTKDIRLEKNVIATSEQGNSLQTESLDWSSKDNRVSTRSPVILVKGGMTSSGVGMEAETDLERVTFLSRVRSQVRPEGGGLEQKERSGARKGGTR